The following are from one region of the candidate division KSB1 bacterium genome:
- the aceE gene encoding pyruvate dehydrogenase (acetyl-transferring), homodimeric type yields the protein MDNNHYDLLTEDDIEIHEWLESLDYVIQSGGADRVRTLLRQLQVHAQKSGISIPFTANTPYINTIPVEDQPPYPGSREIERRIKSIIRWNAMVMVVRANRTESGIGGHISTYASAATLLEVGFNHFFRAGGENNDGDIIFFQGHASPGIYARAFLEGRISETELINFRRELQPEGGLSSYPHPWLMPGFWQFPTVSMGLAPIMAIYQARFNEYLADRGLKDTKNSKIWAFLGDGETDEPEALGAITLASREKLDNLIFVINCNLQRLDGPVRGNGKIIQELEATFRGAGWNVIKLIWGGDWDPLIASDHDGVLIRRMEETVDGEYQKYTVESGQYTRQHFFGKDPRLLKLVEGLSDEQIRKLKRGGHDPDKVYAAYKAAVEHRGSPTVIIAKTVKGYGMGESGEGKNITHQQKKLNEDEMRDFRSRFGIPISDKEVAEEAFYKPKEDSPELTYLHERRKKLGGYLPSRSVKVKPIKTPSEKVFEEFYKGTDGREVSSTMVFVRILAKLLRDADIGKLLVPIVPDEARTFGMEALFRQVGIYAHAGQLYEPVDKDSLLYYKEAQDGQILEEGITEAGSISSFIAAGTAYATHGINAIPFFIFYSMFGLQRVGDLIWAAGDIRCKGFLIGGTAGRTTLNGEGLQHQDGHSHMLAYPVPNLVTYDPAYAYELAVIIRDGIYRMYEKQESVFYYITVMNENYAMPSMPKGVKEGILKGMYRLEKSKKKDSKLQAHLFGSGTILNEAIKAKDMLEKNYNVATDVWSVTSYKELHRDALDAERWNMLHPDENPRVSYISKLLEKEKGVFVAVSDYLKALPELISRWVPGRLMPLGTDGFGRSETREALRNHFEVDARWITVAVLYNLVKENKIKLTVLKKAFKELDIDQEKANPLFV from the coding sequence ATGGATAACAATCACTATGATCTACTAACTGAAGACGATATTGAGATTCATGAGTGGTTGGAATCTCTAGATTATGTGATCCAATCAGGAGGCGCAGATAGAGTTCGGACTTTATTGCGGCAATTACAAGTTCATGCACAGAAATCCGGAATTTCCATTCCATTTACGGCTAATACCCCTTATATTAACACAATTCCGGTGGAAGATCAACCGCCATACCCTGGCAGCAGGGAGATCGAACGCCGCATAAAAAGTATTATTCGCTGGAACGCCATGGTCATGGTCGTCAGAGCAAATAGAACTGAAAGTGGTATAGGTGGTCACATTTCCACTTATGCGTCAGCAGCAACTTTGCTTGAAGTGGGTTTTAATCATTTCTTTCGAGCAGGCGGCGAAAACAACGATGGCGACATTATCTTTTTCCAGGGACATGCTTCCCCTGGAATTTATGCTCGCGCTTTTCTGGAAGGAAGAATTTCAGAGACTGAGCTAATAAACTTTCGCAGGGAATTGCAACCGGAAGGTGGTTTGTCGTCTTATCCGCATCCCTGGCTGATGCCGGGATTTTGGCAATTTCCAACGGTATCTATGGGACTTGCCCCGATCATGGCAATCTACCAGGCTCGATTCAACGAGTATTTAGCGGATCGAGGTTTAAAGGATACAAAAAACTCAAAAATCTGGGCTTTCCTCGGCGATGGTGAAACAGATGAGCCTGAAGCGTTGGGAGCCATTACGCTGGCATCACGAGAAAAATTAGACAACCTGATTTTTGTGATCAACTGTAATTTGCAAAGATTGGATGGACCGGTTCGAGGTAACGGTAAAATCATTCAGGAACTTGAGGCGACATTCCGTGGTGCGGGCTGGAATGTCATTAAATTGATCTGGGGAGGTGACTGGGATCCATTAATAGCGAGCGATCACGATGGTGTTCTTATTCGCCGGATGGAAGAAACAGTGGATGGCGAATACCAGAAATATACTGTTGAATCGGGCCAATATACGAGGCAACACTTTTTTGGCAAAGATCCTCGATTATTAAAACTTGTGGAAGGGCTTTCCGACGAACAGATCAGGAAATTGAAGCGCGGTGGTCACGATCCGGATAAAGTTTATGCGGCATATAAGGCAGCGGTAGAACATAGAGGATCACCGACGGTTATTATTGCCAAAACGGTCAAGGGTTATGGCATGGGTGAAAGTGGGGAAGGGAAGAATATAACCCATCAACAGAAAAAACTGAATGAAGACGAAATGAGGGATTTTCGATCCCGGTTCGGCATTCCTATTTCCGATAAAGAAGTTGCTGAAGAAGCCTTTTACAAGCCGAAAGAAGATAGTCCGGAGTTAACTTATTTGCATGAGCGCAGAAAAAAACTAGGTGGTTATCTTCCGTCCCGATCGGTGAAAGTGAAACCAATAAAAACTCCGAGTGAAAAAGTATTTGAAGAGTTTTATAAAGGTACTGATGGCAGGGAAGTTTCCAGCACGATGGTTTTTGTTCGCATTTTAGCAAAGTTGCTCAGAGATGCTGACATTGGAAAATTACTCGTTCCCATAGTGCCGGACGAAGCCCGAACTTTTGGTATGGAAGCTTTATTCCGTCAGGTTGGTATTTATGCCCATGCTGGACAGCTTTACGAGCCGGTTGACAAAGACAGTCTCCTTTATTATAAAGAAGCGCAGGATGGCCAAATTTTAGAGGAAGGAATTACTGAGGCCGGATCGATATCTTCTTTTATTGCGGCAGGTACAGCTTACGCAACCCACGGTATTAATGCGATTCCGTTTTTTATTTTCTATTCCATGTTTGGTTTGCAAAGAGTGGGTGACCTGATCTGGGCCGCTGGAGATATTCGGTGCAAGGGATTTCTTATCGGTGGAACCGCAGGGCGGACCACGCTGAATGGTGAAGGGCTGCAGCATCAGGATGGACATAGCCATATGCTGGCCTATCCGGTACCAAACTTAGTTACTTACGATCCTGCATATGCATATGAGTTGGCCGTCATCATTCGAGATGGCATCTATCGGATGTATGAGAAACAAGAATCTGTTTTTTATTACATAACTGTTATGAACGAAAATTATGCGATGCCGAGCATGCCAAAAGGCGTTAAAGAAGGGATCCTCAAAGGCATGTATCGCCTTGAAAAATCCAAAAAGAAAGATTCGAAATTACAAGCACATCTGTTTGGCAGTGGTACAATCTTGAATGAAGCCATAAAAGCAAAAGATATGTTGGAAAAGAATTACAATGTAGCCACTGACGTCTGGAGTGTTACCAGCTATAAAGAGCTACACCGTGATGCACTTGATGCGGAGCGCTGGAATATGTTGCATCCGGATGAGAATCCTCGAGTGTCTTACATTTCAAAATTATTAGAAAAAGAAAAAGGCGTTTTTGTAGCGGTGTCAGATTATTTAAAAGCATTGCCTGAATTAATTTCCAGGTGGGTGCCTGGTCGATTGATGCCCCTTGGAACGGACGGTTTTGGCAGAAGCGAAACAAGAGAGGCGTTGCGGAATCATTTTGAGGTTGATGCACGATGGATTACTGTTGCAGTGCTTTACAATCTGGTCAAAGAAAACAAAATAAAGCTTACAGTGTTGAAAAAGGCATTTAAGGAGCTTGATATCGACCAGGAAAAAGCGAATCCACTTTTTGTTTAA